The Cucurbita pepo subsp. pepo cultivar mu-cu-16 chromosome LG08, ASM280686v2, whole genome shotgun sequence genome contains a region encoding:
- the LOC111800091 gene encoding E3 ubiquitin-protein ligase RHF2A-like, giving the protein MEEEKDSENRLTSAAAFVEGGIQEACDDACSICLEDFCESDPSTVTACKHEFHLQCILEWCQRSSQCPMCWQSISLKDPTSQELLEAVERERNIRVTPVRNTAVFHHPAIGNFELQHLPLGVTNAELEERIIQHLAAAAAMGRAHHMGRREVQRSQSSSHGRPHFLVFSTHPGGPPSENVSASEGGTEPAGITMASPSSPRTPRGDEPSQHIAQFQSIQTDQISRSASGSNFSTNRRGASSSVRISTSDSPSSNLDRAGPSEFQSFSESLKSRLNAASTRYKESISKSTRGWKERLFSRNSSMSELGSEVRREVNAGIASVSRMMQRLETRDDGVTNQDSNEPGGHVRRESSPENSLNDKSATASCAATSAER; this is encoded by the exons ATGGAGGAAGAGAAGGATTCTGAGAATCGTTTGACATCGGCTGCTGCGTTTGTGGAAGGGGGAATTCAAGAAGCTTGTGATGATGCTTGCAGCATATGCCTTGAGGATTTTTGTGAAAGTGATCCTTCTACG GTTACTGCTTGCAAGCATGAGTTTCACCTCCAATGCATCCTTGAGTG GTGCCAGAGAAGTTCTCAATGTCCTATGTGTTGGCAATCTATCAGCCTGAAGGACCCGACCAG TCAAGAATTGTTGGAGGCGGTTGAACGAGAGAGGAATATAAGGGTCACTCCAGTGAGGAATACTGCTGTGTTTCATCATCCAGCTATTGGCAATTTTGAGTTGCAACAT CTACCACTGGGTGTTACTAATGCCGAGCTTGAAGAGCGAATAATCCAGCACCTGGCTGCAGCTGCTGCAATGGGGAGGGCACACCATATGGGTCGAAGAGAAGTGCAGAGGAGTCAATCGTCATCTCATGGACGTCCTCACTTCTTGGTTTTCTCCACTCATCCCGGTGGACCTCCGTCTGAGAATGTTTCAGCCTCCGAAGGGGGCACTGAGCCAGCAGGGATTACTATGGCTAGCCCCTCTAGCCCACGGACACCTCGTGGGGATGAACCATCACAGCACATTGCACAGTTTCAGTCCATTCAGACTGACCAAATTTCTCGCTCAGCATCTGGATCCAACTTTTCAACCAATCGGCGAGGAGCTTCATCTAGCGTTCG AATCTCCACTAGTGATTCTCCATCTTCAAATCTGGATAGAGCTGGGCCTTCTGAATTTCAGTCATTTTCTGAATCTCTTAAATCAAGACTTAATGCAGCGTCCACAAG GTACAAAGAATCAATTTCGAAGAGTACAAGAGGATGGAAGGAGCGGCTATTCTCACGCAACTCTTCCATGTCTGAACTTGGTTCCGAAGTTCGAAGAGAAGTAAATGCAGGAATTGCCAGTGTATCACGTATGATGCAACGTCTTGAAACCAGAGATGATGGTGTTACAAATCAAGATTCTAATGAGCCGGGTGGCCACGTTAGAAGAGAGAGCAGCCCAGAGAACTCTTTAAACGACAAAAGTGCTACAGCTTCTTGTGCTGCAACGTCTGCCGAGCGTTAA
- the LOC111801173 gene encoding fasciclin-like arabinogalactan protein 17, which produces MDSSSNGVSTLFLFLSLLSLSPLSSAAFRRDPPPKFSSSSSAAPQINSNSILVALLDSHYIEFAELVDKALLLQTLENAVGNHNLTIFAPTNQALEREFDPEFKRFLLEPRNLKSLQTLLMSHIVPIRVASNHWPDDRSSPVRHWSLGNSYLHLGNSVSGKRFVDSAEIIRPDHVVRPDGVIHGIERLLIPRSVQEDFNRRRNLQSISAVLPEGAPEVDPRTHRLKKPSPPIPAGAPPVLTIYDALAPGPSLAPAPAPGPGGHHHHFDGERQVKDFIQTLLHYGGYNEMADILVNLTSLATEMGRLVSEGYVLTVLAPNDEAMAKLTVDQLSEPGAPEQIMYYHVIPEYQTEESMYNAVRRFGKVKYQTLRLPHAVAAQEADGSVKFGQGEGSAYLFDPDIYTDGRISVQGIDGVLFPLEEKAEKKSNSAIKVATKPRRGKLMELTCSMVGALGQDSHFPSCQ; this is translated from the exons ATGGATTCCTCCTCCAATGGCGTCTCTactctcttcctctttctttccctCCTCTCCCTTTCACCTCTCTCCTCCGCCGCCTTCCGCCGTGATCCGCCTCCCaaattctcctcctcctcctccgccgctcCCCAGATCAACTCCAACTCCATCCTCGTCGCCCTTCTCGACTCCCACTACATTGAATTTGCAGAGCTTGTTGACAAAGCTCTCTTGCTCCAAACCCTAGAGAACGCCGTTGGGAACCATAATCTCACCATTTTTGCTCCCACGAATCAAGCTCTTGAGCGCGAGTTCGACCCTGAGTTTAAGAGGTTTTTGCTTGAGCCGAGGAATTTGAAATCGCTTCAGACGCTtttgatgtcccacattgttCCCATTAGGGTTGCCTCGAATCATTGGCCCGACGATCGTTCTTCACCGGTTCGACATTGGTCTTTGGGGAATTCGTATTTGCATTTGGGGAACTCCGTTTCCGGGAAGCGATTTGTTGATTCGGCTGAGATTATTCGCCCCGATCACGTTGTTCGTCCCGATGGAGTGATCCACGGAATCGAACGGTTATTGATTCCCCGTTCTGTGCAAGAGGATTTCAACCGGCGGAGGAATTTGCAGTCGATTTCCGCCGTTTTGCCTGAAGGTGCACCGGAAGTCGATCCACGTACTCATCGCTTGAAGAAGCCGTCGCCGCCTATCCCTGCTGGAGCGCCGCCCGTTTTAACAATCTACGATGCTTTAGCTCCTGGCCCTTCTCTCGCTCCTGCACCGGCCCCCGGCCCCGGTGGACACCACCACCATTTCGACGGAGAGCGGCAGGTGAAGGATTTCATCCAAACGCTGCTACATTACGGCGGCTACAACGAGATGGCTGACATTTTAGTGAATTTGACATCTCTAGCCACAGAGATGGGGAGATTAGTCTCCGAAGGGTACGTTCTAACAGTTCTCGCCCCGAACGACGAAGCAATGGCAAAGCTGACGGTCGATCAGCTGAGCGAACCAGGGGCGCCGGAGCAGATCATGTACTACCATGTGATACCGGAGTATCAAACGGAGGAAAGTATGTACAATGCAGTTCGGCGATTTGGGAAAGTAAAGTACCAAACGCTCCGGCTGCCACACGCGGTGGCAGCGCAGGAGGCGGACGGGTCGGTGAAATTCGGTCAAGGTGAAGGCTCTGCTTATCTGTTCGACCCTGATATATACACAGATGGTCGGATTTCTGTGCAGGGAATTGATGGAGTTCTGTTTCCATTGGAGGAAAAAGCtgagaagaaatcaaattcaGCTATCAAAGTTGCCACTAAACCAAGAAGAG GGAAGCTGATGGAACTTACATGTAGTATGGTTGGAGCCTTAGGGCAGGACTCTCATTTCCCATCATGCCAATGA
- the LOC111800491 gene encoding protein WVD2-like 4 isoform X1 produces MVMESENGVIEMPQVDNSAVVLTNEGEIVDDSGQKAPALNEILEPMAETEHISSSKTKIQATATVPKSKSVKASKEPGTAVGSSKKNKLAKEKPSLTGLAQSPRPNRRALSQSLSFPARGGGSDVMDKSIDKYPVKTATKRTGENGIKSRTQMSDGSQLKNPLNRVISKGVNKNTGNSAQRSSLASISGHCSSVPMKNAMVNSTSDLPLSESAVSAEQKPKPGKTTVPPSEDDDAHSTSSSATPHARRNSCPGFAFRLDERAEKRKEFFLKLEEKIQAKEVEITNMQAKSKESQQAEIKQLRKSMTFKATPMPNFYKEPPPKPDLKKIPTTRPISPKLGRNKSLATEVGTSVHSPGQNSEPSNSPKAFQAKSDKENVSLKKPAKKPQTKLQPNDTEGASIKPKPKINKPERQHSNPVVAGMTKQQDVQPIDRLESNDSGPPKKEEPTTAASPEIMAAEISVGG; encoded by the exons ATG GTGATGGAATCTGAAAATGGAGTTATTGAGATGCCACAAGTGGATAATTCAGCTGTGGTTTTGACAAATGAGGGTGAGATTGTCGACGACAGTGGTCAAAAAGCTCCTGCTCTGAATGAGATTTTAGAACCAATGGCAGAAACCGAACATATTAGTTCTTCCAAAACTAAGATACAAGCCACTGCGACTGTTCCCAAGAGTAAAAGTGTAAAAGCTTCGAAG GAACCTGGAACAGCAGTAGGTTcttcaaagaagaacaaactgGCTAAGGAGAAACCAAGTTTAACAGGCCTTGCGCAGTCTCCTCGTCCAAACAGGCGAGCCCTCTCTCAGAGCCTTTCATTTCCTGCAAGAGGGGGTGGTAGCGATGTAATGGACAAAAGCATTGACAAATATCCAGTTAAAACAGCCACCAAGCGCACAGGGGAAAATGGTATTAAATCAAGGACCCAAATGTCTGACGGTTCTCAATTGAAGAATCCATTAAACAGAGTGATCTCTAAGGgagtaaataaaaacactGGCAATAGTGCCCAAAGATCATCATTGGCATCAATTTCTGGCCATTGCTCCTCTGTT CCTATGAAAAATGCTATGGTGAATTCGACTAGCGATTTGCCTCTGTCGGAATCTGCTGT ATCTGCTGAACAGAAACCCAAACCAGGGAAAACAACAGTTCCCCCTTCAGAGGATGATGATGCTCACTCCACTTCTTC AAGTGCCACTCCACATGCAAGGAGAAACAGTTGTCCTGGTTTTGCTTTCAGGTTGGATGAACGTGCtgagaaaaggaaggag TTCTTTTTGAAATTAGAAGAGAAAATCCAGGCAAAGGAAGTTGAGATAACTAATATGCAGGCTAAATCTAAG GAAAGCCAGCAAGCAGAGATTAAGCAGCTGAGAAAGAGTATGACATTTAAAGCAACACCAATGCCAAATTTCTACAAGGAACCTCCTCCAAAGCCTGATCTAAAGAAG ATACCAACCACCCGTCCAATATCTCCCAAACTGGGTAGAAATAAGAGCTTGGCTACTGAAGTGGGCACCTCCGTTCACAGTCCAGGCCAAAACAGTGAACCGAGCAATTCACCGAAGGCGTTCCAGGCTAAATCCGATAAAGAAAATGTTAGTTTGAAGAAGCCAGCTAAGAAGCCTCAGACCAAGCTCCAGCCAAACGATACCGAAGGAGCTTCCATCAAGCCAAAGCCAAAGATCAACAAACCCGAAAGACAGCACTCGAATCCTGTCGTTGCAGGGATGACAAAACAGCAGGATGTCCAGCCCATTGACCGTCTCGAATCAAATGACTCGGGTCCTCCCAAGAAAGAGGAACCAACAACCGCAGCCTCACCAGAGATCATGGCAGCTGAAATTTCTGTTGGAGGCTAA
- the LOC111800491 gene encoding protein WVD2-like 4 isoform X2: MESENGVIEMPQVDNSAVVLTNEGEIVDDSGQKAPALNEILEPMAETEHISSSKTKIQATATVPKSKSVKASKEPGTAVGSSKKNKLAKEKPSLTGLAQSPRPNRRALSQSLSFPARGGGSDVMDKSIDKYPVKTATKRTGENGIKSRTQMSDGSQLKNPLNRVISKGVNKNTGNSAQRSSLASISGHCSSVPMKNAMVNSTSDLPLSESAVSAEQKPKPGKTTVPPSEDDDAHSTSSSATPHARRNSCPGFAFRLDERAEKRKEFFLKLEEKIQAKEVEITNMQAKSKESQQAEIKQLRKSMTFKATPMPNFYKEPPPKPDLKKIPTTRPISPKLGRNKSLATEVGTSVHSPGQNSEPSNSPKAFQAKSDKENVSLKKPAKKPQTKLQPNDTEGASIKPKPKINKPERQHSNPVVAGMTKQQDVQPIDRLESNDSGPPKKEEPTTAASPEIMAAEISVGG, translated from the exons ATGGAATCTGAAAATGGAGTTATTGAGATGCCACAAGTGGATAATTCAGCTGTGGTTTTGACAAATGAGGGTGAGATTGTCGACGACAGTGGTCAAAAAGCTCCTGCTCTGAATGAGATTTTAGAACCAATGGCAGAAACCGAACATATTAGTTCTTCCAAAACTAAGATACAAGCCACTGCGACTGTTCCCAAGAGTAAAAGTGTAAAAGCTTCGAAG GAACCTGGAACAGCAGTAGGTTcttcaaagaagaacaaactgGCTAAGGAGAAACCAAGTTTAACAGGCCTTGCGCAGTCTCCTCGTCCAAACAGGCGAGCCCTCTCTCAGAGCCTTTCATTTCCTGCAAGAGGGGGTGGTAGCGATGTAATGGACAAAAGCATTGACAAATATCCAGTTAAAACAGCCACCAAGCGCACAGGGGAAAATGGTATTAAATCAAGGACCCAAATGTCTGACGGTTCTCAATTGAAGAATCCATTAAACAGAGTGATCTCTAAGGgagtaaataaaaacactGGCAATAGTGCCCAAAGATCATCATTGGCATCAATTTCTGGCCATTGCTCCTCTGTT CCTATGAAAAATGCTATGGTGAATTCGACTAGCGATTTGCCTCTGTCGGAATCTGCTGT ATCTGCTGAACAGAAACCCAAACCAGGGAAAACAACAGTTCCCCCTTCAGAGGATGATGATGCTCACTCCACTTCTTC AAGTGCCACTCCACATGCAAGGAGAAACAGTTGTCCTGGTTTTGCTTTCAGGTTGGATGAACGTGCtgagaaaaggaaggag TTCTTTTTGAAATTAGAAGAGAAAATCCAGGCAAAGGAAGTTGAGATAACTAATATGCAGGCTAAATCTAAG GAAAGCCAGCAAGCAGAGATTAAGCAGCTGAGAAAGAGTATGACATTTAAAGCAACACCAATGCCAAATTTCTACAAGGAACCTCCTCCAAAGCCTGATCTAAAGAAG ATACCAACCACCCGTCCAATATCTCCCAAACTGGGTAGAAATAAGAGCTTGGCTACTGAAGTGGGCACCTCCGTTCACAGTCCAGGCCAAAACAGTGAACCGAGCAATTCACCGAAGGCGTTCCAGGCTAAATCCGATAAAGAAAATGTTAGTTTGAAGAAGCCAGCTAAGAAGCCTCAGACCAAGCTCCAGCCAAACGATACCGAAGGAGCTTCCATCAAGCCAAAGCCAAAGATCAACAAACCCGAAAGACAGCACTCGAATCCTGTCGTTGCAGGGATGACAAAACAGCAGGATGTCCAGCCCATTGACCGTCTCGAATCAAATGACTCGGGTCCTCCCAAGAAAGAGGAACCAACAACCGCAGCCTCACCAGAGATCATGGCAGCTGAAATTTCTGTTGGAGGCTAA